In Pseudomonas rhizosphaerae, one DNA window encodes the following:
- the fecA gene encoding TonB-dependent Fe(3+) dicitrate receptor FecA, which yields MPNLPTPLARTLRCLLLGTTVSVAQLPQAVAAESATREYHIAPASVESAVNQFGREAGVLISFGSTTVADQPSPGLQGSYTVEQALAVLLEGTGLQARSLGDGAYSLEQASLAQPASSDPSTGATVELGASSVVGDWLGAAEQINVFEHPGARDVVRREDFERTGATSARDVLNRIPGVNAPQNNGTGSHDMAMNFGIRGLNPRLATRSTVLMDGIPVPFAPYGQPQLSFAPVSMGNMDAVDVVRGGGAVRYGPQNVGGIVNFVTRAIPDEPTVKGGFQTQASPSSSQDGFKTTGNLLAGGTAENGLGGAVLYSGVRGSDWREHSDAQIDDLILKGKYQIDEANSLNAQAQYYEGEADMPGGLSSAAYKADPYQSTRRYDKFWGRRTMVNFGYRYQEDRREFTANTFFTKTLRSGYLDQGNFLSLSPREYWVRGVETRFSQGFDLGQTQHEMSVGYRYISEAGHELRYRTPISANQQLPSTDSRNDRDTRGGTQAHAFYIDDRIDIGRWTFTPGIRYEMIDSQQTNNLTNVKYQGDYTTALPALNVLYHVNENWNLYANTEGSFGSVQYSQMPNRVTGGEVKPEKARTWELGTRYDNGNLRAEIGAFLINFDNQYDSNQTNDTVIARGETRHQGIETSINYALDSLSPALAGFDVHASYAFVDATIREDGPNKGNRVPFSSRHKGTLGVGYTQGPWKLDLDSTYQSSQFADNANTQAESADGSTGRIPGYMLFSSRAGYDFGPQLSDLNVAVGVKNIFNRQYYTRSFDDNNKGKYVGEPRTIYVQTSVAF from the coding sequence ATGCCCAACCTGCCTACTCCACTCGCCCGCACCCTGCGCTGCCTGTTGCTCGGCACTACCGTGAGCGTGGCTCAACTGCCGCAGGCCGTGGCCGCCGAAAGCGCCACTCGCGAGTACCACATCGCGCCCGCCTCGGTGGAAAGTGCGGTCAACCAGTTCGGCCGCGAGGCAGGTGTCCTGATTTCATTCGGATCGACCACCGTGGCAGACCAGCCTAGCCCTGGCTTGCAAGGCTCGTACACCGTCGAACAGGCATTGGCAGTGTTGCTTGAAGGCACGGGTTTGCAGGCGCGTTCCCTGGGCGATGGTGCCTACAGCCTGGAACAGGCCTCGCTGGCGCAGCCCGCCAGCTCCGATCCCAGTACCGGCGCCACTGTCGAACTGGGCGCTTCGAGCGTAGTGGGCGACTGGCTCGGCGCCGCCGAGCAGATCAACGTATTCGAGCACCCCGGCGCGCGGGACGTGGTGCGCCGCGAAGACTTCGAGCGTACAGGCGCCACTAGCGCGCGCGACGTGCTCAACCGCATTCCAGGGGTCAACGCGCCGCAGAACAACGGCACGGGCAGCCATGACATGGCGATGAATTTCGGCATCCGTGGCCTCAACCCACGGCTGGCGACCCGCTCCACGGTACTGATGGACGGCATCCCAGTGCCGTTCGCGCCCTATGGCCAGCCGCAGCTGTCGTTCGCTCCGGTGAGCATGGGCAACATGGATGCCGTGGACGTGGTCCGTGGTGGCGGTGCGGTGCGCTATGGCCCGCAGAACGTCGGCGGCATCGTCAACTTCGTGACCCGCGCCATTCCCGACGAGCCGACCGTGAAAGGTGGCTTCCAGACCCAGGCCAGCCCCTCTTCGAGCCAGGACGGCTTCAAGACCACCGGCAACCTGCTGGCCGGTGGCACCGCTGAAAACGGCCTGGGCGGCGCCGTGCTCTACTCCGGCGTGCGCGGGAGCGACTGGCGCGAGCACAGCGATGCCCAGATCGACGATCTGATTCTCAAGGGCAAATACCAGATCGACGAAGCCAACAGCCTCAACGCCCAGGCCCAGTACTACGAAGGTGAGGCCGACATGCCCGGCGGCCTCAGCTCGGCCGCCTACAAGGCCGACCCTTACCAGTCGACCCGCCGCTACGACAAGTTCTGGGGCCGCCGCACCATGGTCAATTTCGGCTATCGCTATCAGGAAGATCGCCGCGAATTCACGGCCAACACCTTCTTCACCAAGACCCTGCGCAGTGGCTACCTGGACCAAGGCAACTTCCTCTCGCTGTCGCCGCGCGAATATTGGGTACGCGGTGTCGAAACCCGTTTCTCCCAGGGCTTCGATCTGGGCCAGACCCAGCACGAGATGAGCGTGGGCTACCGCTACATCAGCGAGGCGGGCCACGAGCTGCGCTACCGCACTCCGATCAGCGCCAACCAGCAACTGCCGAGCACCGACAGCCGCAACGACCGCGACACCCGAGGCGGCACTCAGGCCCACGCCTTTTACATCGACGACCGCATCGATATCGGCCGCTGGACGTTCACGCCGGGCATTCGCTACGAGATGATCGACTCGCAGCAGACCAACAACCTCACCAACGTCAAATACCAGGGCGACTACACCACTGCCCTGCCGGCGCTGAACGTGCTCTACCACGTCAATGAAAACTGGAACCTGTACGCCAACACCGAAGGCTCGTTCGGCAGTGTGCAATACAGCCAGATGCCCAACCGCGTAACCGGTGGTGAAGTGAAGCCGGAAAAAGCCCGGACCTGGGAGCTGGGCACGCGCTACGACAACGGCAACCTGCGGGCGGAAATCGGCGCGTTCCTGATCAACTTCGACAATCAATACGACAGCAACCAGACCAACGATACGGTGATCGCGCGCGGTGAAACCCGGCATCAGGGCATCGAAACCAGCATCAATTACGCTCTGGACAGCCTGAGCCCGGCGTTGGCCGGTTTCGACGTTCATGCCAGCTACGCATTCGTCGACGCCACCATCCGCGAAGACGGCCCGAACAAAGGCAACCGTGTGCCGTTTTCCTCACGACACAAAGGCACCCTGGGCGTGGGCTACACGCAAGGCCCCTGGAAGCTGGACCTGGACAGCACCTACCAGAGCAGCCAGTTCGCCGACAACGCCAACACCCAGGCCGAAAGCGCCGACGGCAGCACCGGACGCATCCCTGGCTACATGCTGTTCAGCAGCCGCGCTGGCTACGATTTCGGACCGCAGCTGTCGGACCTCAACGTCGCGGTCGGTGTAAAAAACATCTTCAATCGCCAGTACTACACCCGCTCCTTCGACGACAACAACAAAGGCAAGTACGTAGGCGAGCCGCGCACGATCTACGTGCAGACCTCGGTTGCCTTCTGA
- a CDS encoding sigma-70 family RNA polymerase sigma factor encodes MTSPASHSIEGLYLVHRRWLTEWLRSRLGCPDNAADLAQDTFMRLLTAREVTPIHEPIREPRAFLTTVAKRVLFNHYRRQDLERAYLEALAQMPEPLAPCEEHRAIILQTLLELDALLNGLPVVVKRAFLMAQVDGLGYREIADELGISLATVKRYLHKAAMRCYFAL; translated from the coding sequence GTGACTTCCCCTGCCTCGCATTCGATCGAGGGCCTCTACCTCGTTCATCGCCGCTGGTTGACCGAATGGCTGCGCAGCCGCCTGGGCTGTCCGGACAATGCCGCCGACCTCGCCCAGGACACCTTCATGCGTCTGCTGACCGCGCGTGAAGTCACTCCCATCCACGAGCCCATCCGCGAGCCACGCGCCTTTCTCACCACGGTGGCCAAGCGCGTGCTGTTCAACCACTACCGCCGCCAGGACCTGGAACGTGCCTACCTGGAGGCACTGGCGCAGATGCCAGAGCCCCTCGCACCCTGCGAAGAGCACCGGGCGATCATTCTGCAGACGCTGCTGGAACTGGACGCGCTGCTCAATGGCCTGCCAGTCGTGGTCAAGCGCGCCTTCCTGATGGCTCAGGTCGACGGCCTGGGCTACCGCGAAATCGCCGACGAACTCGGCATTTCCCTGGCCACGGTGAAGCGCTACCTGCACAAGGCAGCCATGCGCTGCTACTTTGCGCTGTGA
- a CDS encoding flavodoxin — MKVAILSGSVYGAAEDVARHVEKLLKQQDIQAWHNPRATLQDVLAFAPEALLGVTSTTGMGELPDNIMPLYAQLRDELPAALRGLPGGVIGLGDSSYDLYCGGGEQLRELFAELGVREVQGMLRLDASESVNPETDAEPWLAEFVRALRT; from the coding sequence ATGAAAGTTGCCATCCTCAGCGGTTCGGTCTACGGCGCGGCCGAGGACGTCGCTCGACACGTCGAAAAGCTGCTCAAGCAACAGGATATCCAGGCCTGGCACAACCCGCGCGCCACCTTGCAGGACGTGCTGGCGTTCGCGCCCGAGGCGCTGCTGGGGGTCACCTCGACCACAGGCATGGGTGAACTGCCGGACAACATCATGCCGCTGTACGCTCAACTTCGCGATGAGCTGCCTGCCGCGTTGCGTGGCCTGCCCGGTGGCGTCATCGGCCTGGGCGACTCCAGCTACGACCTTTATTGTGGCGGGGGCGAGCAGTTGCGCGAGCTGTTCGCCGAACTGGGCGTACGCGAAGTGCAGGGCATGCTGCGCCTGGACGCCAGCGAAAGCGTCAACCCGGAAACCGATGCAGAGCCCTGGCTGGCGGAGTTCGTGCGAGCGCTGCGGACCTGA
- a CDS encoding YebG family protein, with the protein MAVEVVYRSSRDLERLFMDKAEADRHDKMLELAELLADVLKKAVPSLDDKQVEDAGIYMAKNRDIFAKAFKSQPDALNELLTATADTAEQA; encoded by the coding sequence ATGGCCGTCGAAGTGGTATACCGCAGCAGCCGAGATCTGGAGCGCCTGTTTATGGACAAAGCTGAAGCCGATCGTCACGACAAAATGCTCGAGCTGGCCGAGTTGCTGGCAGACGTATTGAAGAAAGCCGTGCCGTCGCTCGACGACAAGCAGGTCGAAGACGCCGGTATCTACATGGCGAAAAACCGCGACATCTTCGCCAAGGCGTTCAAGAGCCAGCCCGACGCATTGAACGAGCTGCTCACCGCCACGGCGGACACCGCCGAGCAGGCGTGA
- a CDS encoding DUF3649 domain-containing protein, with product MRSRIGEVSTSYRWAVASRVVAAVFGGYVLAALASVCIAWLLPMARGEAVVSAMMLSFLVYLVAVLWCFASHSASRAWVGLAIPGLVLAAIAGLLHWQHLP from the coding sequence ATGAGAAGCAGAATTGGCGAGGTCTCTACCTCGTATCGTTGGGCGGTGGCCTCCCGCGTCGTGGCGGCCGTGTTTGGCGGCTATGTGCTGGCGGCACTGGCAAGCGTATGCATCGCCTGGCTGTTGCCCATGGCGCGCGGCGAAGCGGTGGTCAGCGCCATGATGCTGTCGTTCCTGGTGTACCTGGTGGCGGTGCTCTGGTGCTTCGCTTCCCACAGTGCAAGCCGGGCTTGGGTGGGCCTGGCCATACCCGGCCTGGTGCTGGCAGCAATAGCGGGCCTTCTGCACTGGCAGCACCTGCCGTGA
- a CDS encoding phosphate-starvation-inducible protein PsiE: protein MKWAEKLRGSLHAQADSLGNLCVEAFHYLALFGIGAITAWAAVSAFLGMVEKGSVSVDDILLLFIYLELGAMVGIYFKTNHMPIRFLLYVAITALTRLLIGDVSHHNAPDLGIIYLCGGILLLAFAILVVRYGSSRYPSVKEKSDS from the coding sequence ATGAAATGGGCTGAAAAGCTTCGCGGGAGTCTGCATGCTCAGGCCGATTCGCTGGGCAATCTGTGCGTGGAGGCTTTCCACTACCTGGCGCTGTTCGGCATCGGTGCCATCACCGCCTGGGCGGCAGTCAGCGCTTTTCTGGGGATGGTGGAGAAGGGCAGCGTCAGCGTGGATGACATCCTGCTGCTGTTCATCTACCTGGAGCTGGGGGCCATGGTGGGGATCTACTTCAAGACCAACCACATGCCGATCCGCTTCCTGCTGTACGTGGCAATCACTGCCTTGACTCGCCTGCTGATCGGCGATGTATCGCACCACAATGCACCGGATCTGGGCATCATCTACCTGTGCGGCGGCATCCTGCTGCTGGCGTTTGCCATTCTGGTGGTGCGCTACGGTTCGTCGCGCTATCCGTCGGTGAAGGAGAAATCGGACAGCTAA
- a CDS encoding FecR domain-containing protein, which translates to MNEARTFSPQVAEQAVQWWLELQDGALDPRQQQAWQRWLHADGEHRRAWEHMQKVNQQFAGLPGPLAQATVGAPHSPGRRRALKALLLLGMAGATTLALRQQHWLPPLVADYRSPLGQRRQLQLDDGSRIHLNTTSAVDVRFDASQRLIHLLEGEIMLTAGVDARPLRISTDQGLVTTERGQVNVRQMLNSTWVQALHGAVAIQPAAVQGTPLRLADGQQVEFERQRVNPARPLDANSGAWVDGMLIAAHMRLGDFLAEVGRYRRGQLDCDASVANLLLSGSFPLGNTESILDSLEAALPVKVRRFTRYWVTVQARV; encoded by the coding sequence GTGAACGAGGCCCGCACGTTTTCCCCGCAGGTGGCCGAACAGGCCGTGCAATGGTGGCTCGAACTTCAGGACGGAGCGCTCGACCCGCGCCAGCAACAGGCCTGGCAGCGCTGGCTGCATGCCGACGGCGAACACCGCCGAGCCTGGGAGCACATGCAAAAGGTCAATCAGCAGTTCGCCGGCCTGCCCGGTCCCCTGGCCCAGGCCACCGTTGGCGCGCCCCACTCGCCCGGCCGCCGACGCGCACTCAAGGCGCTGCTGTTGCTGGGCATGGCTGGCGCAACGACGCTGGCCTTGCGTCAACAGCATTGGCTGCCGCCACTGGTGGCCGATTACCGCAGCCCGCTGGGCCAGCGCCGCCAACTGCAACTGGACGACGGCAGCCGCATCCACCTCAATACTACCAGCGCCGTAGACGTACGCTTCGATGCGAGCCAGCGCCTGATCCACCTGCTCGAAGGCGAAATCATGCTCACTGCAGGGGTCGACGCGCGGCCCTTGCGCATCAGCACCGACCAGGGGCTGGTTACCACCGAACGCGGACAGGTCAATGTTCGCCAGATGCTCAACAGCACCTGGGTGCAGGCGTTGCACGGCGCCGTCGCGATTCAGCCAGCCGCAGTGCAGGGAACTCCACTGCGCCTGGCTGACGGCCAGCAAGTCGAGTTCGAACGCCAGCGCGTCAATCCGGCGCGGCCACTGGACGCCAACAGCGGGGCCTGGGTCGACGGCATGCTGATCGCGGCGCACATGCGTCTGGGCGATTTTCTCGCCGAAGTGGGCCGCTATCGCCGTGGCCAGCTGGACTGCGACGCCTCGGTGGCCAACCTGTTGCTCTCGGGCAGTTTCCCACTGGGCAATACCGAGAGCATCCTCGATTCACTGGAGGCCGCACTGCCGGTCAAGGTCCGGCGTTTCACTCGCTATTGGGTCACGGTGCAGGCCCGCGTCTAG
- a CDS encoding HPF/RaiA family ribosome-associated protein, translating to MQIQVNSDNHIQGDARLQEWVRTVVEGAVEHYQEDLTRVEVHLADENGQKSGPDDMRCQMEARPKGHQPISVTHKAETLELAIDGAAEKLSHALEHLFGKLRNKRAANTQTIPDGPNEALLEEEFLENEQVLNSKS from the coding sequence ATGCAGATCCAGGTCAATAGCGATAACCATATTCAAGGCGACGCCCGCCTGCAGGAGTGGGTACGCACCGTAGTGGAAGGCGCAGTCGAGCACTACCAGGAAGACCTCACCCGCGTGGAGGTCCATCTGGCCGACGAGAATGGCCAGAAATCCGGCCCCGACGACATGCGTTGCCAGATGGAAGCACGGCCGAAGGGCCATCAGCCCATCTCCGTGACCCACAAGGCAGAAACGCTGGAGCTGGCGATCGACGGCGCTGCCGAGAAGCTCAGCCACGCGTTGGAGCATCTGTTCGGCAAACTGCGCAATAAGCGTGCAGCCAATACACAGACCATCCCCGACGGCCCGAACGAGGCGCTGCTCGAGGAAGAGTTTCTGGAGAACGAACAGGTGCTCAACAGCAAGTCCTGA
- a CDS encoding DUF3509 domain-containing protein: protein MDNPFQALTDAFQPEYRVNLSIQRLDGSIMLTLSNERGVAAKRMITAEQRNDPKRMRRLIESIKFGMAIEQGGSTMQMLAAMTDAGNVDKLGGKPALHANAARTTPVSASL from the coding sequence ATGGATAATCCATTCCAAGCGCTTACCGACGCGTTCCAACCTGAATACCGCGTCAACCTGAGCATCCAGCGCCTGGACGGCAGCATCATGCTGACGCTGTCGAACGAGCGCGGCGTTGCTGCCAAGCGCATGATCACCGCCGAACAGCGCAACGACCCCAAGCGCATGCGCCGGCTGATCGAAAGCATCAAGTTCGGCATGGCCATCGAGCAAGGTGGCAGTACCATGCAGATGCTGGCGGCAATGACCGATGCCGGCAACGTCGACAAGCTGGGCGGCAAGCCGGCCCTGCACGCCAACGCCGCGCGCACCACGCCGGTGTCCGCCAGCCTGTGA